A single region of the Mannheimia bovis genome encodes:
- the xylB gene encoding xylulokinase yields MYIGIDLGTSGVKVVLLGETQHIVAITQKPLPISRPQPLWSEQNPQDWWNATNEAMLELASKHDLSGVKAIGLTGQMHGATLLDNADNVLSPAILWNDGRSFAECEELEKLVPDSREITGNLMMPGFTAPKLRWVNKHLPNVAEKVSKVLLPKDYLRLLMTGEYASDMSDASGTMWLDVGKRDWNTSLLNACGLDIENMPTLFEGNQITGYLRPTLAEQWKMKSVPIVAGGGDNAAGAIGIGLYQTGQAMLSLGTSGVYFVVSDKFHANPQKAVHSFCHALPDRWHLMSVILSAASSVDWAAKSLGVKDVPTLFQQVEANRTASDAIFLPYLSGERTPHNDPYAKGVFWGLSHNDNQVTMAKAVIESVSFALAEGIDVLHETGIKAENIALIGGGAKSAYWRQLLADISGKTFEYRTGGDVGPALGAAKLAQIALNPNQDIAEFCQPLPLEQVYQPNPARYAEYQEKRKKFAEIYQRLKGL; encoded by the coding sequence ATGTACATTGGAATTGATCTTGGTACTTCTGGGGTTAAAGTCGTTCTACTGGGTGAAACCCAACACATTGTTGCAATTACCCAAAAGCCTCTCCCTATTTCTCGCCCACAGCCATTGTGGTCTGAACAAAACCCACAAGATTGGTGGAATGCCACTAATGAAGCAATGCTTGAACTCGCCTCGAAACACGATTTAAGTGGCGTAAAAGCTATTGGTTTGACAGGGCAAATGCACGGAGCAACCTTACTAGACAACGCAGATAATGTGCTTTCCCCGGCTATTTTATGGAACGATGGTCGCAGTTTTGCTGAATGTGAAGAGCTGGAAAAACTAGTGCCTGATAGCCGTGAAATTACCGGAAACTTAATGATGCCGGGCTTTACCGCCCCAAAATTGCGTTGGGTGAATAAACACTTACCAAATGTAGCGGAAAAAGTGAGTAAAGTGTTGTTGCCGAAAGATTATTTAAGGCTCTTAATGACAGGTGAATATGCCTCGGACATGTCGGATGCATCCGGCACTATGTGGCTAGATGTAGGCAAGCGGGATTGGAACACCTCTCTGCTGAATGCTTGCGGATTAGATATTGAAAATATGCCAACACTATTTGAAGGCAATCAAATCACAGGCTATTTACGCCCAACGCTTGCCGAACAGTGGAAAATGAAATCCGTGCCAATTGTAGCAGGTGGTGGCGATAATGCCGCCGGTGCAATCGGTATTGGCTTATACCAAACAGGGCAGGCAATGCTCTCACTCGGTACTTCAGGTGTTTATTTTGTGGTGAGCGATAAATTCCACGCTAATCCACAAAAAGCGGTTCACAGTTTCTGCCACGCCTTACCGGATCGCTGGCATTTGATGTCGGTGATTTTAAGTGCGGCATCTTCGGTCGATTGGGCGGCAAAATCGCTTGGCGTTAAAGATGTGCCAACCTTATTCCAACAAGTTGAAGCAAACCGAACTGCTTCTGATGCGATTTTCTTGCCTTATTTATCAGGTGAACGCACACCGCATAATGACCCTTACGCCAAAGGCGTATTCTGGGGTTTAAGTCATAACGATAACCAAGTTACGATGGCAAAAGCCGTGATTGAAAGCGTGAGTTTTGCTTTGGCGGAAGGGATTGATGTACTTCACGAAACAGGGATAAAAGCGGAAAATATCGCCTTAATTGGTGGTGGAGCAAAAAGTGCCTACTGGCGACAACTGCTTGCCGATATTAGCGGTAAAACCTTTGAATACCGCACAGGTGGCGATGTTGGTCCGGCTTTAGGAGCTGCAAAACTGGCTCAAATTGCATTAAATCCAAACCAAGATATTGCCGAGTTCTGCCAGCCGCTACCGTTAGAACAGGTTTATCAGCCAAACCCGGCTCGTTATGCGGAATATCAAGAAAAACGCAAAAAATTTGCGGAGATTTATCAGCGGTTGAAGGGTTTATAA
- a CDS encoding DMT family transporter, with amino-acid sequence MNVWILLAISICLEIAATNLLKLSNGFTKAVPTISSLALYGLSFYFLSIIFRTLPVGIVYAVWSGVGIVLTAIVAYFAFGQKIDLAGLVGIALILAGVLVINLFSKV; translated from the coding sequence ATGAACGTTTGGATTTTGTTAGCGATTTCAATTTGTTTGGAAATTGCCGCCACTAACTTATTAAAATTAAGCAACGGTTTTACCAAAGCCGTACCAACCATTAGCTCGCTGGCACTTTATGGCTTATCGTTTTACTTTCTCTCAATTATTTTCCGCACCTTACCGGTGGGCATTGTTTATGCGGTTTGGTCTGGTGTAGGAATTGTACTTACTGCCATTGTTGCGTATTTCGCATTCGGGCAGAAAATAGACTTGGCAGGCTTGGTTGGTATTGCGTTGATTTTAGCTGGTGTATTGGTGATTAATTTATTTTCGAAGGTGTGA
- a CDS encoding RBBP9/YdeN family alpha/beta hydrolase translates to MAQVYIVHGYTANADKHWFPWLEQQLTELGVSCERLNMPNSENPSLDGWLNHLAQNVELNDQTIFVGHSLGCIAILNFLAKNYAKIKGAVFVSGFYQPVENLPELSAFTNYYAILPSVSHFPSYVVSALDDEIVNHKYSDALAQHLQADYIRLNQGGHFLDREGVTELPVVLELVKKLI, encoded by the coding sequence ATGGCACAGGTTTATATCGTACACGGCTATACGGCAAATGCCGATAAGCATTGGTTTCCTTGGTTGGAGCAGCAATTAACCGAGCTTGGGGTAAGTTGCGAGCGGCTGAATATGCCTAACTCGGAAAATCCATCATTAGATGGTTGGTTAAATCATCTTGCACAAAATGTGGAGCTTAACGATCAAACCATTTTTGTCGGGCATAGTTTAGGTTGTATCGCCATTTTGAATTTTTTAGCGAAAAATTACGCCAAAATTAAAGGGGCGGTGTTTGTGTCAGGGTTCTATCAACCCGTAGAAAATTTACCCGAACTGTCTGCCTTTACCAATTATTATGCGATTTTACCGAGCGTATCGCATTTTCCAAGCTATGTGGTGAGTGCGTTAGACGATGAAATCGTTAATCATAAATACAGCGATGCTCTCGCTCAACATTTGCAAGCGGACTATATTCGCCTAAATCAGGGTGGACATTTCTTGGATAGAGAGGGTGTAACCGAATTGCCTGTGGTATTGGAGTTGGTGAAGAAGTTAATTTAA
- the dapF gene encoding diaminopimelate epimerase, with protein MQFSKMHGLGNDFMVVDGVTQNVYLTEEMIRTLSDRHRGVGFDQLLLVEPPYDPELDFHYRIFNADGSEVSQCGNGARCFARFVTLKGLTNKKDIHVSTAKGKMVLSLQDDDKVRVNMGEPIWEPAQIPFTANKFEKNYILRTDLQTVLCGVVSMGNPHCVLQVDDVKTAPVNELGPLLESHERFPERANISFMQVVNRNHVKLRVYERGAGETQACGSGACGTVAVGIMQGLLDNKVQVDLPGGSLIIEWQGVGHPLYMTGDATHIYDGFIKL; from the coding sequence ATGCAATTCTCAAAAATGCACGGTTTGGGCAATGATTTTATGGTAGTGGACGGTGTAACTCAAAATGTTTATTTAACGGAGGAGATGATTCGCACACTTTCTGATCGCCATCGTGGGGTTGGTTTTGATCAGCTTTTACTGGTTGAACCGCCTTACGACCCTGAATTAGATTTCCACTACCGCATTTTTAATGCAGATGGCAGTGAAGTTTCACAATGTGGAAATGGGGCAAGATGTTTTGCTCGCTTTGTAACGCTTAAAGGGCTTACCAATAAAAAAGATATTCACGTTAGTACTGCCAAAGGCAAAATGGTGTTAAGCCTGCAAGATGACGACAAAGTACGAGTAAATATGGGAGAGCCGATTTGGGAACCTGCACAAATTCCGTTTACGGCGAATAAATTCGAGAAAAACTATATTTTACGCACAGATTTACAAACGGTATTGTGCGGGGTAGTGTCGATGGGCAATCCGCATTGTGTATTGCAAGTAGATGATGTGAAAACTGCCCCTGTAAATGAACTTGGTCCTTTGCTTGAAAGCCACGAACGCTTCCCTGAACGAGCAAATATCAGCTTTATGCAAGTGGTGAATCGCAATCACGTCAAATTACGGGTATATGAGCGTGGAGCAGGCGAAACCCAAGCCTGTGGCAGTGGGGCGTGCGGCACGGTGGCGGTCGGTATTATGCAAGGTTTGTTGGATAACAAAGTGCAAGTCGATCTACCCGGTGGCTCGCTGATTATTGAATGGCAAGGCGTAGGGCATCCTCTTTATATGACAGGCGATGCAACGCATATTTATGATGGATTTATCAAGCTGTAA
- a CDS encoding anaerobic C4-dicarboxylate transporter: MSAMFIIQFAIVLLCILVGARVGGIGLGVFGGLGLAILSFGFGLKPAGLPIDVMFMIMAVVAAAAAMQAAGGLDYMIKIATRILRKNPKHITFIAPLVTWTFTVLAGTGHVAYSVLPVIAEVSRHNGIRPERPLSMAVIASQFAIVASPIAAAVVAVVAFLEPQGITLGDVLMVTIPSTLLGLGLACVFVNKMGKELKDDPHYQKLLQDPEYVKANHITANPTELPLKPTAKLSVGLFLFGALLVVLMGAMPSLRPVFDGKPMGMAHTIEIVMLSVGALIILLCKPDGNEITKGSVFHAGMRAVIAIFGIAWLGDTLMQGHMDEVKSMVSGLVETAPWAFAFALFVLSVLVNSQGATVATLFPVAIAIGIPAPVLIGVFVAVNGYFFIPNYGPIIASIDFDTTGTTRIGKFIFNHSFMLPGLLSMIFSIGFGLLLSNMLL, translated from the coding sequence ATGTCTGCTATGTTTATTATCCAATTTGCCATAGTATTACTGTGCATTTTGGTTGGTGCTCGCGTTGGCGGTATCGGATTAGGGGTATTCGGTGGTTTAGGTTTAGCCATTTTGTCATTTGGCTTTGGCTTAAAGCCGGCAGGATTACCAATTGATGTAATGTTTATGATTATGGCGGTAGTTGCAGCAGCAGCTGCAATGCAAGCTGCCGGTGGTTTAGATTATATGATCAAAATCGCCACTCGTATTTTGCGTAAAAATCCAAAACACATTACCTTTATCGCACCACTTGTAACTTGGACATTTACCGTGCTTGCAGGTACAGGACACGTTGCTTATTCTGTATTACCTGTAATCGCTGAGGTAAGTCGCCATAACGGTATTCGCCCTGAGCGTCCTCTTTCAATGGCAGTAATCGCTTCACAATTTGCAATTGTGGCAAGCCCGATTGCAGCGGCAGTCGTCGCAGTAGTAGCATTCCTTGAACCACAAGGCATTACCTTAGGCGATGTGCTGATGGTTACCATTCCTTCAACATTATTAGGTTTAGGTTTAGCTTGCGTATTTGTGAATAAAATGGGTAAAGAGTTGAAAGACGACCCACACTATCAAAAATTATTGCAAGATCCTGAGTATGTGAAAGCAAACCACATCACCGCAAACCCAACCGAATTACCGTTAAAACCAACTGCAAAATTATCCGTTGGCTTATTCTTATTCGGTGCATTATTAGTAGTTTTAATGGGTGCGATGCCTTCACTTCGCCCAGTGTTTGACGGCAAACCGATGGGTATGGCTCACACCATTGAAATCGTAATGTTAAGCGTAGGTGCATTAATCATTTTACTCTGCAAGCCGGATGGCAATGAAATTACCAAAGGCTCAGTATTCCACGCCGGTATGCGTGCGGTAATTGCGATTTTCGGTATTGCGTGGTTAGGCGATACCTTAATGCAAGGTCATATGGATGAAGTAAAATCTATGGTGTCAGGCTTAGTTGAAACTGCACCTTGGGCATTTGCATTCGCACTATTCGTACTTTCTGTATTAGTAAATAGCCAAGGGGCAACAGTTGCAACTCTATTCCCTGTGGCGATTGCAATCGGTATTCCTGCACCGGTATTAATCGGGGTATTTGTTGCCGTAAACGGCTACTTCTTCATTCCGAACTATGGTCCGATTATTGCTTCAATCGACTTTGATACAACGGGTACAACTCGCATTGGTAAGTTTATTTTCAACCATAGCTTTATGCTACCGGGCTTACTCAGTATGATTTTCAGTATCGGCTTCGGTTTATTACTATCGAATATGTTACTGTAA
- a CDS encoding CrcB family protein, protein MYSVFILSTGAVLGALSRWQLGVWVNPLLNQFALGTLLANWAGCFLIGIAMGFNLGDSQRLLFITGFLGSFTTFSSFSAELSEKLLAEKWGEFIAVLSLHLVGGIVLTICGILLTRCLTSG, encoded by the coding sequence ATGTACTCAGTTTTTATACTTTCAACCGGTGCAGTACTTGGGGCATTGTCTCGTTGGCAATTAGGTGTGTGGGTTAATCCATTACTTAATCAGTTTGCATTAGGCACATTGTTAGCAAATTGGGCTGGTTGCTTTCTGATTGGTATTGCGATGGGGTTTAATTTAGGCGATAGCCAAAGATTATTATTTATTACAGGCTTTCTCGGCAGTTTCACCACCTTTTCAAGTTTTTCCGCAGAGTTAAGCGAGAAATTATTAGCGGAAAAATGGGGAGAATTTATCGCGGTATTAAGCCTGCATTTAGTGGGTGGCATTGTACTCACAATTTGTGGCATTTTGCTCACTCGTTGTCTTACAAGCGGTTAA
- a CDS encoding MIP/aquaporin family protein, whose amino-acid sequence MDRTLRNACIGEFIGTAFILFFGAGCVAAAQVAGASFGLWEIAIVWGIGVSMAIYISAGISGAHLNPAVTIALAAFYGFEKHKILPYIIAQVAGAFCSVALIYFMYSDLFAAAEAAQGIVRGETVGFAGVFSTYPNPNITLLTAFIVEFVITAVLMSTILAIGDDKNGLPNKALAALLIGLLIAVIGGATGPLTGFAMNPARDFGPKLFAFLAGWGEIALTGGKEIPYFIIPIVAPICGALFGAWGYKNLIHKNLPANIQE is encoded by the coding sequence ATGGACAGAACCTTACGCAATGCTTGTATCGGTGAATTTATCGGTACAGCTTTCATTCTCTTCTTTGGTGCCGGCTGCGTAGCGGCTGCACAAGTTGCTGGTGCAAGTTTCGGTTTATGGGAAATTGCAATTGTTTGGGGTATTGGGGTCTCAATGGCAATTTATATTTCTGCCGGGATTTCCGGTGCTCACCTTAACCCAGCTGTAACTATCGCACTCGCTGCATTTTATGGTTTTGAAAAACACAAAATTCTACCCTATATCATCGCTCAAGTAGCAGGTGCTTTCTGCTCTGTTGCACTTATCTATTTTATGTATAGCGATCTCTTTGCAGCAGCCGAAGCAGCTCAAGGGATTGTACGTGGTGAAACTGTTGGTTTTGCCGGTGTGTTCTCAACTTATCCAAACCCAAATATTACATTATTAACGGCATTTATTGTGGAATTTGTGATTACTGCCGTGTTAATGTCTACCATTTTAGCGATTGGTGATGATAAAAATGGCTTACCAAATAAAGCTCTAGCGGCATTGCTCATCGGTTTATTAATTGCTGTGATTGGTGGTGCAACCGGTCCATTAACAGGCTTTGCGATGAACCCAGCTCGTGATTTTGGACCTAAACTCTTTGCTTTCCTTGCAGGTTGGGGCGAAATTGCACTCACCGGCGGCAAAGAAATCCCTTATTTCATTATTCCAATTGTTGCTCCAATCTGCGGTGCGTTATTCGGTGCTTGGGGCTATAAAAATCTTATTCACAAAAACCTTCCGGCAAATATTCAGGAGTAA
- the glpK gene encoding glycerol kinase GlpK, which yields MDKQYIIALDQGTTSSRAVLLDKNANVVEVAQREFTQIYPQAGWVEHNPMEIWATQSSTLNEVVAKAGVSPDSIAAIGITNQRETTIVWEKESGKPVYNAIVWQCRRTSDITDKLKADGHEEYIRKTTGLVVDPYFSGTKVKWILDNVEGAREKAERGELLFGTVDTWLVWKLTQGRVHITDYTNASRTMLFNIHTKQWDDKMLELLNIPRSMLPEVKNSSEIYGKTNIGGQGGVRIPIAGIAGDQQAALYGHLCVKEGQAKNTYGTGCFMLMHTGNTAIQSENGLLTTIACNAKGEPEYALEGSVFIAGASIQWLRDELKIVHDSFDSEYFATKEDSSNGVYVVPAFTGLGAPYWDPYARGSIFGLTRGANRNHIVRATLESIAYQTRDVLEAMQSDSKAKLQALRVDGGATANNFLMQFQADILDTKVERPKVKEVTALGAAYLAGIAVGFWKDLEELKDKAEIERTFTPDGDQEKRAKRYKGWKKAVRRSLEWAKEDAEE from the coding sequence ATGGACAAACAATATATCATCGCCCTTGATCAAGGCACAACAAGCTCCCGTGCGGTATTACTAGATAAAAATGCCAATGTTGTTGAAGTGGCACAACGTGAATTTACCCAAATTTATCCACAAGCTGGTTGGGTAGAACATAACCCGATGGAAATTTGGGCAACACAAAGTTCTACGTTAAATGAAGTAGTTGCTAAAGCAGGTGTTAGCCCTGATAGTATTGCGGCAATTGGTATTACCAACCAGCGTGAAACCACCATTGTGTGGGAAAAAGAGAGCGGTAAACCAGTTTATAATGCGATCGTATGGCAATGCCGCCGTACCTCCGATATTACCGATAAATTAAAAGCAGACGGACACGAAGAGTATATTCGTAAAACCACAGGCTTGGTTGTCGATCCATACTTCTCGGGTACGAAAGTAAAATGGATTTTAGACAACGTAGAAGGGGCAAGAGAAAAAGCCGAACGTGGCGAATTATTATTCGGCACAGTCGATACTTGGCTGGTGTGGAAATTAACTCAAGGACGTGTTCATATTACCGATTACACCAATGCTTCTCGTACGATGTTATTTAACATTCACACCAAGCAGTGGGACGATAAGATGCTGGAATTACTGAATATTCCACGCTCAATGTTACCGGAAGTGAAAAATTCCTCTGAAATTTACGGCAAAACCAATATCGGCGGACAAGGTGGTGTACGTATTCCAATTGCAGGTATCGCAGGCGACCAACAAGCGGCTCTTTATGGTCATTTATGTGTTAAGGAAGGGCAAGCGAAAAATACCTACGGCACAGGCTGTTTTATGCTGATGCACACAGGTAATACTGCGATTCAGTCCGAAAACGGCTTATTAACCACCATTGCTTGTAATGCGAAAGGCGAGCCTGAATATGCGTTAGAAGGTTCTGTCTTTATTGCAGGAGCCTCCATTCAATGGTTACGTGATGAGCTAAAAATTGTTCACGACAGTTTCGATAGCGAATATTTTGCGACGAAAGAAGACAGCTCTAACGGCGTATATGTAGTACCGGCATTTACAGGCTTAGGTGCACCATATTGGGATCCTTATGCACGAGGCTCAATTTTCGGTTTAACCCGTGGGGCAAACCGCAATCATATTGTGCGTGCAACATTGGAATCTATCGCTTACCAAACCCGTGATGTATTAGAAGCAATGCAGTCTGATTCAAAAGCGAAACTGCAAGCATTGCGTGTTGATGGCGGTGCGACAGCAAACAACTTCTTAATGCAATTCCAAGCGGATATTTTAGATACCAAAGTAGAACGTCCGAAAGTAAAAGAAGTGACTGCATTAGGGGCAGCTTATCTTGCCGGTATTGCAGTTGGTTTCTGGAAAGATTTGGAGGAGCTAAAAGATAAAGCAGAAATTGAGCGAACCTTCACACCGGATGGCGACCAAGAAAAACGAGCTAAACGCTATAAAGGCTGGAAAAAAGCGGTTCGCCGTTCATTAGAATGGGCAAAAGAAGACGCTGAAGAGTAA
- a CDS encoding carboxymuconolactone decarboxylase family protein has product MSKFQIHTIESAPEAAQEALKAVQQANGFIPNLIGVLANAPTALETYRTVGGINGRNSLTAEEREVVQITAAVVNGCGFCVAGHTKIALKLLKMPEEVVNALRATSRIDSDDKLDTLARFTLAVMLQKAKLTEAQLNEFFAAGYNQQNAIDVILGVSLATLCNYVNNIAETPINPELQPFA; this is encoded by the coding sequence ATGTCAAAATTTCAAATTCACACTATTGAATCTGCACCGGAAGCCGCACAAGAAGCATTAAAAGCGGTACAACAAGCAAATGGCTTTATCCCAAATCTTATCGGCGTGTTAGCAAATGCCCCAACTGCGTTAGAAACCTACCGCACGGTAGGCGGTATTAACGGTCGCAACAGCTTAACCGCTGAGGAACGTGAAGTGGTGCAAATTACTGCTGCGGTGGTAAACGGTTGTGGATTCTGTGTGGCAGGTCATACTAAAATCGCGTTAAAATTGTTAAAAATGCCTGAAGAAGTCGTAAATGCGTTGCGTGCAACCTCTCGCATTGATTCTGATGATAAATTAGACACTTTAGCTCGTTTCACTCTTGCAGTAATGCTACAAAAAGCAAAATTGACCGAAGCACAACTCAATGAGTTTTTTGCTGCAGGTTATAATCAACAAAATGCAATTGACGTGATTTTAGGTGTGAGTTTGGCAACGTTGTGTAATTATGTGAACAACATTGCTGAAACACCAATTAACCCAGAGTTACAGCCTTTTGCGTAA